CCAAAGTTTTGCATCTTTAGGTAAATTTAATGATCTTGAGAAAATGACCCTTAAAGGTTCAGGATTTGATAATCCTCTTGAAGTCAAAAGAGGATTATCGAAACGTACTGTGCCGCCTCCAACTATAACGGCATCACAATTAGATCTAATTTGATGAACCGAGTTCCTCGCAGGGACATCTGTTATCCACTTGCTATTACCATTTGGCAGTCCAATTCTTCCATCTAGGCTCATTGCCCATTTAAGAATTCCCCAAGGACGTCCATTACGAACTCGAAAACTAAATTCGCGATTAATTAATTCACATTCTTGACTCAAAACCCCCTCAATAACTTCAAGTCCAGAGTCTTTTAATCTTGAAATTCCATTTCCTGAAACTCTAGGATCAGGATCGACCATCCCAACAACAACTCTTTTTAAACCTGCTTTAATTATTGCTTCTGTGCAAGGAGGTGTTAAACCTTGATGACAGCAGGGTTCTAAAGTTACAACGATTGTTCCATTAGCCGACTTTTTTCCCGCTTGAGAAAGTGCTTCTATTTCAGCATGAGGGTTCCCTGCTCCTGTATGGAATCCCTCCCCAACAAGTCTTCCACCCGAATCCAAAACAATTGATCCTACAAGGGGATTTGGACTTGTCTTACCTGCTGCTAATAAAGCTAATTGGATTGACCGTCTCATCCACGGAATCCATATTTTTTGATCCTCAGGCAAATTAATCATTTTTATTCAGCTAATGATCTCCATTCACTTACTAAGTATGGCGGGATTGGTAAATCATTTATCAAGCCAGGCAATCTGAGTCTCAATGGTCTATTTTTATCCAACTGAGCTATCAAATTGCTTAGGTCAAATTCTGCAGCTGAATCATTCAAAGTTTCAACTTTGAATTTACTGTTTTTTGATATGTCTTTTAGATCCCAAGTCTTCCGCCCGGAGTTAACTATCAAGTCAGTTGGATGATCAATCCTTAATGAACCTGGATAACCCACAATTCTTAAAATCAATTTTTTGGAATCTTTGGAACTTGGATAGACGATAATTTGCCAAGTTTGGTAATCCAAGTCCTTGAGGCTCTCTAAGCTCCTTTTAATCTCTTTTTTCTGATCATTTAAATTAACTTTTGAATCTGCATAGATTTCATTTACACTAGAAAATAAACAACAAAAAATCAAAAGCAAAAAAATTATTAGGCGAAATAAATTACGAAATCCTTCCATCACTAATATCGTAATCTTCTGATTCAAGTAGTGCATCTAATGCTATTGCAGAACGAACTAGTGACTGATATTTCTTAATGATACGTTGATTATGTTCAATTATTTTGGAAGGGTCATATTTATCTGAATGATTAATATGATTTTCAAAGGCTTGAACACCATCGTCCATCAATTCTAAATCTTTTTGTTGCTTAATCAGAGCTATCAAAATTTCATGCAGTCGTGATCTTCTGACCAAGTGTTCCTCAGCTTCATTTTTTTTAAGATTCACAAAACTTTCAAACTAACTATTGAAGTTTTAGTTGATTTTCATCAAAAAAATAGTAAAGCTATAAAAAAGAAATTTTTCTACGTAAATTTATTTAAACCATGCCTAATGAGTCAAAGCAGATACACGTAATAGGAATTGATACTTCATGTGCTGAAAGTTTTTTTGAAGCTAAAAAAAAACAAATTTTTAAAGCTGAGAGAGTCGCAGGACCACAAAGAATTTTAGATTCATTCAAAACTTGGTTAAAAAATAAAGATATAAAAAATCAAAAGTTTGAGTTCATTGCAACTGACAAACTAAATGAATTTATAGATCTATTAAAAAAAGAAAGAAAAAAACAATTGTATTTTCTGGTGGTGATCCTCTTTGGTTTGGAATTGGTAGATTACTAATTCAAAATTTTCCTTTATCAAAACTTTATTTTGAGCCTGCAGCCACCTCTTTCCAACTAGCTTTTTCCAGACTTGGCAAACCTTGGCAAAACACACAATGGATCAGTCTTCATGGAAGAGACCCAATTTCATTTGAAAAAGTCATTAAAAAGCTGCCTTCTTCACTTGTGGTTTTAACTGACTCAAATAGAGGGGGGGCTAAAGAGGTTTATGAATTACTGCATTCACTTAGGCTTGAAGGGAAATATGATTTTTGGACTTTTGAAAGACTTGGATACCAAAATGAAAGAATCATAAAAATTAATTCAATTCAGGATTTTCCAATAGATTTAGATCCATTGCATCTTGTTATTCTTTTTGAAAAAGAAAAGCCTCTAATAAAATCAAAAGATTTACCTTTATTTGGAATTGATGATTCTATTTTTCTTCAATATTCAGACTGCCCTGGGTTAATGACAAAAAGAGAAATTAGAGTTCAACTTCTTTCCGAGCTTAATCTCCCAAAGCAAGGAGTAATTTGGGACATAGGTAGTGGCGTTGGGAGTATTGGTTTGGAAGCCTTAAGAATATCTCCAAATCTTAAATTATTATCCATTGATAAAAGGGTTGGAAGTAAAAATATAATTAAAGAGAATGCAATAAGAATTGGTGTTAGACCATCATTGATAATTGAAGACGAAGCATTAAATATATTCAAAGAAAACAAAATAACACCTAATCTTTTACATCCAGATAGAGTTATTATCGGAGGTGGTGGCTCAAACTCAAATTTAATTCTTGAAAAAGTATTGAGGCTAATAAATAGTCCCTGTATAATAGTCATACCACTGATATCATTAAAATCAATATCAAAATTAGAGTCGATTTTAAAGCCTAAAGTACATAAGCTATCTATTAGTCAACATCAATCATATAGAGGTGTAAGTATTGGAGAAGATATAAGATTATCCCCTTTAAATCCTGTCTTTATTTTAAAAGGTGAAATTCAATAGTTTTTATGTTTTATCAGGTTTCGCAACGTGGGGTAGTCCCCAACCTAATTTATTTCTTAGAACTTGAAAGAACTCATGATCTGAAAGTCTAATGAACTTAACTGGATGATCACTTTTTCTAATTAAAACTCTATCCTCTGGCCAGACATAACAGCCGGCACTTCCATCTACCACCATCATTAATCTTTCTGGTGTGGCAGGAAAAACTGTTACTGGCTCTTCATTACTAAAGACAAGAGCTCTTGATGCCAAGGAATGAGGAGATACAGGGGTAAGCTGCAAAACCGGACAATCAGGAGTAATTACTGGGCCTCCAGCACTTAGTGAATAAGCTGTTGAGCCTGTGGGAGTTGAGAGAATTACTCCATCTGCAGAAATATCTACGGGCGCATGCCGGCCAACAGAGATCTCAAAATGACACATACTTGTCATAGGTTCTCTATGTAATGCCATTTCATTAAGGCAAAGAGCTTCCCATCTACATTGATCACCTCTCATAACACTTACCACTAGGCTTGTTCTCTCTTCAATATTCCATTGCCTTGCAATTAAATGTTTGAAAATCTTATCTATATCTGAAAGATATGCCTCAGCTAAAAACCCTAAATGTCCTGTATTTATTGTGAGTATAGGTATACCCAATGGTGCAGTTTGTCTTGCTGCAGACAATACCGTCCCATCCCCTCCTAATACAACGGCAAACAAAATTGAAGAATCAAAGCCATCTGGAATACATGAGTTGTATCCTTGTGAACTCATATATTGATCAGGATTTGTAAAACCTAATAATCCACCTACGCTACTAACTCTGACAACTTCAAAACCAGAATCTTCTAGTTTCTTTTGAAAAGTTTTTGCTGTCTCCACAGCAAGCTCTTTCCCGTCATTAACGATCAGTCCTACTCGGGGCACCGATCATGCTTCACAAACTATTGGTCAATATTAGCAATTAAATGTCAATAATATTTATTTAATACAATTAAAAATTAATTCAAAAATATTTAACTTTAAAATTGTTCTAAAAATCTGAGATCACTTGTATATAACTTTCTAATGTCATCTACGCCATGACGAACCATGCAAAATCTTTCCACGCCAAGTCCTGCAGCAAATCCACTATATTTTTCTGGATCAATCCCTAATTCTTCTAGAACGGCAGGATCTACCATCCCACAACCCATAACTTCTAACCATTTTCCCCTCCATTGAACATCAACTTCTGCTGATGGCTCTGTAAATGGGAAATAACTAGCTCTGAATCGAATAGGAAGATCTCCAAAAAAGGCTTTTAAAAAAGCCATTACTGTTCCTCTTAAATGACTAAAGTCAAGTTTTTCATCAATTGCTAAGACTTCAATCTGATGAAAAACAGGCGAATGAGTAGCATCAACGGCATCTCTTCGATAGACACGACCAGGAGAGACAATTCTTACGGGAGGCTTTTTACTTTCAAGGCTTCGAATTTGAACAGGCGAAGTATGAGTTCTCAAAAGGTATTCACCTCCCAAATAAAAAGTATCTTGCATATCTCTTGCCGGATGGTCAGGTGGAATGTTTAGTGCCTCGAAATTGTAATAATCATTCTCTATCTCAGGTCCTTCAGAGACTTGGTAACCAAGGCCTAAGAAAAGATCAATTATTTGCTCAGTAGTTGTTATTAAAGGGTGCCGATGTCCTTGAGAAATACCTGTTGGAGGCGCTGTAACATCTATAGTTTCTTTTATTAATATCTGATTTAAAGCTTGAGCTTTTAAAATTTCAAGCTTTTCCTTTATTAATTCTTGTAATTGAGTTTTTAAAACGTTCGCTCTTTGACCAATTAAAGGTCTTTCCTCATTAGAAAGACTTTTCATTTCTCCTAATAGAAGTGAGAGTTTTCCTTTCTTTCCCAGGAAACCCAACCTTAATTTCTCTATTGATTCAGAATTTTCAGCAGCAGATATATCTTTTGCTGCTTTGCTTTCTAGAATTTCAAGCTCATTCATGAGCTGTTTTAGGGTTAATGCTGAACTCAATGAATTCCAATCTCGAGTACTAGTTTAATCGGCAACCTATCCAAGTTCAAAAAACTCATAGCTAAAAAATGAAACCTTTGAGAATTTTAATTAGTAATGATGATGGGGTTTTTGCAGAAGGGATAAGAACACTTGCCACATCAGCAGCGAGCAGAGGACATAAGGTTACTGTTGTTTGTCCAGATCAAGAAAGATCCGCAACCGGTCATGGATTAACTTTACATTCCCCTATACGAGCTGAAAAAGCAGACGAATTATTTGGGAAAGGCATTAAAGCCTGGGGCTGTAGTGGTACACCCGCTGATTGCGTAAAACTCGCACTTAATGAACTTCTTGATCAAAAGCCAGACCTAATCCTTTCGGGAATAAATCATGGCCCCAATCTTGGAACTGATATTTTTTGCTCAGGCACTGTTGCTGCTGCGCTTGAGGGGACTTTGGATGGAATCCCATCTATTGCAGTAAGCATTGCCAGTTTTCAATGGAAAAGTTTTGGTTTTGCTGGGAAACTTGCTTTGGATATTGCAGAGAAATCAATCCAACAAAGTTGGCCAAAGAACTTACTCCTAAATTTAAATATTCCCCCTTGTGAAGAAAAAGAAATGGGCGATTTGGTTTGGACAAGACTTTCAATCAGACAATATGAGGAGCAATTCATACGCAGGGTCGATCCAAGAGGTAACACTTATTTTTGGATGGCAGGAGAAGCTGTAAAAGATCTTCAATCAGCTGGAGAAGGACCTAAAGAATGGCCAAGTGATGTTTCTCAAATAGCTTTATGCTCTCCCTCATTAACCCCCATTCAACCTGATCTTTTTTGGAGAGGGAATCTTGATGATTTGCCAAACTTAATATAAAAATTAGCTTTTTCTAAAAATCCTTTGCAGTAACCATAAAGAAAAAATCAGACCAATCAAATGTGCAAACAAAACTTGGGTATTACTCAAGACAGAAAGCATTTCCAAAGAAGTAATTGGATAATTTTCCATTGCTCTCATACCTGTTCCAATGGAAATCCCAGGGGCTTGCATTGAAGCCTGCACGAACAAAGCTCCTGCTAAAGATTGATATCCAACCGATGAAAAAACCAATCCGACCAAATCGACAATCAAGCCTCTCTTTAGTAATCGACTTGTTTCTCCTCTACTTGGGCGAGCCTCGCTACCTAAAGCTCTACCAGTCTTTACTATCAACCACCCTTGCCAAAGGCTAAATAGCAATAAAATGAATGCCAATGTCGTGAGAGACAAACCTGGCCCTAAGCCCAATGCTCTCTCTGAGTTTCTAGCTAAACTACTTCCAACATTGTTGAACAACAAAACACCCACTACCACTACACCTAAAATTGTTTGAATCCAGAACCGAAGCCAACCAATTCTTCTCATTCCTAGAGAAAGCAATTGAAAGTCGCGTTGATCTGCCATCACGATGAATAAGGTGATAAAACAAATTTGCCATCTAAGCACAAAAATTGCACGTTTATCTTGATTCCTCTCTGTGCTCCTGAAAACGCGAAACTACCTACAGCGCTGGCGTTAGGTAGTTTCGATGGTCTTCACTTAGGTCATAAAAAAGTAATAAAAGCTATCTTAAAAGAGCCAATTGGTGTACCAACAGTTGTAAGTTTCTGGCCTCACCCCCGTGAGGTTCTCTTTGGTGAATCTAGATTAAGATTAGATTTACCAAATGAAAAAACATTCCTGCTCGAGCCATTAGGAATAGAACAATTAGTTTTGGTTCCTTTTAATAAAACTCTTGCTTCCAAAAGTGCAGAGACATTTATAGATGAAATTCTAGTTAAAACCCTTCATGCTAAACACATAGCAGTTGGAGAAAATTTTAGGTTTGGACGCAATAGGGAAGGTGACATTTCTACTTTAAAAAAGATAGGTGCATCACTAGGAATAAAAATTTCTATTATTCCAATCCTTGAAGACAATCATGGTCGACTCAGTAGTAGCAGAGTACGAAAAGCACTCAATGATGGTGATTTAAAACATGCACAATATCTTTTAAAGCGTCCTTACACCTTTAGAGGGACTGTTGAGAAAGGCAGAGGTTTAGGTAAAAAAATTGGCTGGGCAACAGCAAATTTAAAAATAGATGGCCGAAAGTTTCTTCCATCAATTGGAGTTTATGCAGCATGGGCTTACATAGGGAACAAAAATGAACGTTTCTCAGCTGTTATGAATATGGGCCCTCAGCCTACTATTGATCCAAACTCCTCATCAGCCGTAGAAGTTCATCTTCTAGACAAAGAAATCAACCTATTAGGGCATGAATTAATTATTGAACCTGTGCATAGAATTAGACTTCAAAAGAAATTTAAGAACATTGAAGAACTTAGCAAACAAATAAGTTTAGATGCAATTTTTGCAAAAGAAATTTTGACAAAAAAAAACTAAATTCAAGTAATTGTGGGATAAGCGTTAGACAGTCCCCAAACAACAAATAAACCTATGCCACCTAACAAAAAAACACCCCAAATAAGCACAGTCATATTGTTCTCAGAATCATTTTCCACAATAAAATTTAAATACATATTATCTAATAAAGGATGACATGAAATCAATGCCTGTCACCCCTCCATCTGATAATCGTATTGCTCAATTGATTGACGCGAACCTTGATCGAGCTAGAGAGGGTCTTCGAGTGATGGAAGATTGGTGCAGGTTTGGTCTAAAAAGAAGTGATTTTTCGATTCAAATCAAAGATTGGAGGCAACAATTAGGAGTACATCACCACAACATTTATCGAAAAGCAAGGCTTACATCCAACGACCCAGCGATGGGAATTTCACATCCGTTACAAGCAGTAAGATCAACCCCAGAGGCTGTATTTATTGCAAACTCATCTAGAGTGCAAGAAGCTTTAAGAGTAATAGAGGAATTTACTCGAATAACAGATCCGAATCTTTGTGAAATAGCCAGCAAAATTAGATACGAAACTTATGAGATCGAGATAAAGGTTCTTAATACGACAGAAGGCATAAATAAAAGACAAACCTTAAGAGATTGTTCAGTATATTTGGTAACCACAAACACAAGAAATCTCGAAGACATTGTTCTTCAGTCTCTAAAAGCTGGTGTAAAAATAGTTCAATACAGAGAAAAATTTTTACATGATAATGAAAAAATCTCACAAGCTAAATGCTTAGCCTCTCTTTGTAAAAAATTTAATTCATTATTTATTGTCAATGACCGTATCGATATCGCACTTGCTGTTGACGCCGATGGGATTCATTTAGGGCAAGATGATATACCAACAAAAATCGCGAGAGAGCTCCTAGGTACTGAAAAGATCATTGGCAGAAGCACTCACTGCCTTGAAGACATCAAAAATGCCGAAAAAGAATGCTGCGACTATATTGGCATAGGTCCAATATTTTCCTCCAAAACAAAAAAACAACTAAATCCTATTGGAATTGACTACCTTAAAAAGGGATTAAGTGAAACTCTCCTACCTGCTTTTGCTATTGGAGGGATCAACAACTTAAATATCAGAAAATTAAACAAAATTAATAATCTTCGCATAGCTGTTTCAAATGCAATCATTAATTCAAATGACCCATTTTCAAAGACTGAAGAGCTTATCAAATTACTAAGATGCAACTAAAAATCAACGGTGAAATTAAAACTATTAAAAACACCAGTGAAGAATTACTATTGGAACCTTTGCTTGAGAACTTAGGTTACAAGCCTCAATTAGTAGTAGTTGAGTTGAATGGTGAAATTATCAACCCAAAAGTTTGGATAAGTACAAAAATAAATAATGGCGATTGCTTAGAGGTTGTGACAATTGTTGGTGGAGGTTCCTACAGTTAATAAATCCCGACATAAATAGGTGTTCAAATTTACGCGCTTGAGCTGGTTTAAAAGAAAAAGATTTTTTTCTTTCCTGATTAGTTCTGTAATAATTTCCTCTTTTTTATTTATTAATCCCAACACTGCGTCAGCTGCCAGTGGAGGACGCATTGGTGGTGGAAGTTTTCAGGCACCTTCTTCACCACGAAGCCAAAATTACGGAGGATATGGAGGCAATAACTTTCGAGGCTATGGAAGTGGCTACAGAGGTGGTGGTATTGGTTTTCCTTTTTTATTACCAGTATTTGGCTTTGGTGGTGGTGGGATTTTTGGATTTTTAATACTTATGTCAATCGTTGGTGTAATTGTCAATTCATTTAAAAACTCTTCAAGTTTTTCCAATTCAAGTAACAACTCGATAGTTTCGAAATCAGCAAACCCATCAAAAGTTTCTTTAATACAGTTTCAGATTGGCTTACTTGCAAGTGCAAAAGAAATACAAGTGAACCTTAGGGATCTTGCTGCCTCTTCCAATACCTCAACTTCATCTGGCCTTCAAAGAGTCCTTCAAGACACAACACTCTCCTTACTTAGGAAACCTGAACTATGGGTCTATTCAAATATAGAAACTGGTTCTGTTCCATATGCCTCCGCAGAATCAACATTTAATCGGATATCAATAATTGAAAGAAGCAAATTAACGGCAGAACTCACATCAAACTATTCTGGTCAAATATCTACATCAACAAATACTGAATCCAAACCTGGAGAATCTGATTCAACAAATGAATACATTGCGATTACAATTCTTGTAGCGACCAAAAATGACTTAAAACTACAAAACTCCGCAAGCAGCGAGCTCATCAAAGATGCATTGAGAGTTTTAGGTTCAATATCATCAAATGACTTAA
This is a stretch of genomic DNA from Prochlorococcus marinus str. MIT 0912. It encodes these proteins:
- the ribD gene encoding bifunctional diaminohydroxyphosphoribosylaminopyrimidine deaminase/5-amino-6-(5-phosphoribosylamino)uracil reductase RibD, which translates into the protein MINLPEDQKIWIPWMRRSIQLALLAAGKTSPNPLVGSIVLDSGGRLVGEGFHTGAGNPHAEIEALSQAGKKSANGTIVVTLEPCCHQGLTPPCTEAIIKAGLKRVVVGMVDPDPRVSGNGISRLKDSGLEVIEGVLSQECELINREFSFRVRNGRPWGILKWAMSLDGRIGLPNGNSKWITDVPARNSVHQIRSNCDAVIVGGGTVRFDNPLLTSRGLSNPEPLRVIFSRSLNLPKDAKLWDTKIARTIIAYGPEGDESFFSDLPDGPEKLRLNTNDPAELLNSLAKKGCNKILWECGPQLATSAIKANCVQELVVFVAPKLLGGKSAMSPLNSFGFESISSTYKLQHSFLDRKVEDLCWRLLF
- a CDS encoding DUF3122 domain-containing protein, encoding MHYLNQKITILVMEGFRNLFRLIIFLLLIFCCLFSSVNEIYADSKVNLNDQKKEIKRSLESLKDLDYQTWQIIVYPSSKDSKKLILRIVGYPGSLRIDHPTDLIVNSGRKTWDLKDISKNSKFKVETLNDSAAEFDLSNLIAQLDKNRPLRLRLPGLINDLPIPPYLVSEWRSLAE
- the cbiT gene encoding precorrin-6Y C5,15-methyltransferase (decarboxylating) subunit CbiT, giving the protein MGRLLIQNFPLSKLYFEPAATSFQLAFSRLGKPWQNTQWISLHGRDPISFEKVIKKLPSSLVVLTDSNRGGAKEVYELLHSLRLEGKYDFWTFERLGYQNERIIKINSIQDFPIDLDPLHLVILFEKEKPLIKSKDLPLFGIDDSIFLQYSDCPGLMTKREIRVQLLSELNLPKQGVIWDIGSGVGSIGLEALRISPNLKLLSIDKRVGSKNIIKENAIRIGVRPSLIIEDEALNIFKENKITPNLLHPDRVIIGGGGSNSNLILEKVLRLINSPCIIVIPLISLKSISKLESILKPKVHKLSISQHQSYRGVSIGEDIRLSPLNPVFILKGEIQ
- a CDS encoding NAD(+) kinase: MPRVGLIVNDGKELAVETAKTFQKKLEDSGFEVVRVSSVGGLLGFTNPDQYMSSQGYNSCIPDGFDSSILFAVVLGGDGTVLSAARQTAPLGIPILTINTGHLGFLAEAYLSDIDKIFKHLIARQWNIEERTSLVVSVMRGDQCRWEALCLNEMALHREPMTSMCHFEISVGRHAPVDISADGVILSTPTGSTAYSLSAGGPVITPDCPVLQLTPVSPHSLASRALVFSNEEPVTVFPATPERLMMVVDGSAGCYVWPEDRVLIRKSDHPVKFIRLSDHEFFQVLRNKLGWGLPHVAKPDKT
- the pheS gene encoding phenylalanine--tRNA ligase subunit alpha, translating into MSSALTLKQLMNELEILESKAAKDISAAENSESIEKLRLGFLGKKGKLSLLLGEMKSLSNEERPLIGQRANVLKTQLQELIKEKLEILKAQALNQILIKETIDVTAPPTGISQGHRHPLITTTEQIIDLFLGLGYQVSEGPEIENDYYNFEALNIPPDHPARDMQDTFYLGGEYLLRTHTSPVQIRSLESKKPPVRIVSPGRVYRRDAVDATHSPVFHQIEVLAIDEKLDFSHLRGTVMAFLKAFFGDLPIRFRASYFPFTEPSAEVDVQWRGKWLEVMGCGMVDPAVLEELGIDPEKYSGFAAGLGVERFCMVRHGVDDIRKLYTSDLRFLEQF
- the surE gene encoding 5'/3'-nucleotidase SurE; this encodes MKPLRILISNDDGVFAEGIRTLATSAASRGHKVTVVCPDQERSATGHGLTLHSPIRAEKADELFGKGIKAWGCSGTPADCVKLALNELLDQKPDLILSGINHGPNLGTDIFCSGTVAAALEGTLDGIPSIAVSIASFQWKSFGFAGKLALDIAEKSIQQSWPKNLLLNLNIPPCEEKEMGDLVWTRLSIRQYEEQFIRRVDPRGNTYFWMAGEAVKDLQSAGEGPKEWPSDVSQIALCSPSLTPIQPDLFWRGNLDDLPNLI
- a CDS encoding DUF3611 family protein translates to MADQRDFQLLSLGMRRIGWLRFWIQTILGVVVVGVLLFNNVGSSLARNSERALGLGPGLSLTTLAFILLLFSLWQGWLIVKTGRALGSEARPSRGETSRLLKRGLIVDLVGLVFSSVGYQSLAGALFVQASMQAPGISIGTGMRAMENYPITSLEMLSVLSNTQVLFAHLIGLIFSLWLLQRIFRKS
- a CDS encoding bifunctional riboflavin kinase/FAD synthetase, with the translated sequence MIPLCAPENAKLPTALALGSFDGLHLGHKKVIKAILKEPIGVPTVVSFWPHPREVLFGESRLRLDLPNEKTFLLEPLGIEQLVLVPFNKTLASKSAETFIDEILVKTLHAKHIAVGENFRFGRNREGDISTLKKIGASLGIKISIIPILEDNHGRLSSSRVRKALNDGDLKHAQYLLKRPYTFRGTVEKGRGLGKKIGWATANLKIDGRKFLPSIGVYAAWAYIGNKNERFSAVMNMGPQPTIDPNSSSAVEVHLLDKEINLLGHELIIEPVHRIRLQKKFKNIEELSKQISLDAIFAKEILTKKN
- a CDS encoding thiamine phosphate synthase; this encodes MKSMPVTPPSDNRIAQLIDANLDRAREGLRVMEDWCRFGLKRSDFSIQIKDWRQQLGVHHHNIYRKARLTSNDPAMGISHPLQAVRSTPEAVFIANSSRVQEALRVIEEFTRITDPNLCEIASKIRYETYEIEIKVLNTTEGINKRQTLRDCSVYLVTTNTRNLEDIVLQSLKAGVKIVQYREKFLHDNEKISQAKCLASLCKKFNSLFIVNDRIDIALAVDADGIHLGQDDIPTKIARELLGTEKIIGRSTHCLEDIKNAEKECCDYIGIGPIFSSKTKKQLNPIGIDYLKKGLSETLLPAFAIGGINNLNIRKLNKINNLRIAVSNAIINSNDPFSKTEELIKLLRCN
- the thiS gene encoding sulfur carrier protein ThiS translates to MQLKINGEIKTIKNTSEELLLEPLLENLGYKPQLVVVELNGEIINPKVWISTKINNGDCLEVVTIVGGGSYS
- a CDS encoding DUF1517 domain-containing protein, yielding MFKFTRLSWFKRKRFFSFLISSVIISSFLFINPNTASAASGGRIGGGSFQAPSSPRSQNYGGYGGNNFRGYGSGYRGGGIGFPFLLPVFGFGGGGIFGFLILMSIVGVIVNSFKNSSSFSNSSNNSIVSKSANPSKVSLIQFQIGLLASAKEIQVNLRDLAASSNTSTSSGLQRVLQDTTLSLLRKPELWVYSNIETGSVPYASAESTFNRISIIERSKLTAELTSNYSGQISTSTNTESKPGESDSTNEYIAITILVATKNDLKLQNSASSELIKDALRVLGSISSNDLIALEVIWQPDGEGETLREEELIIQYPNLKHL